ATCTGGGGATTACCCTTCCCGTGGACATCTTCCAATTTGAACTCTTTAGTCGAAAGTAGGAGGTTTTGAAGATGTCTTTGGGTACCTTGCCCGGATTAACCACATTATTACTCATATCATTCATGGCATTCTTCCTGGCTTTCCTTTCCCTGCTTGGGATATTCTTCCCACAGACTTCCCTATTGGAGCAGCAATTGAAACCCTTTGAGGAAGCATGGCAAAGGTCTCGTGGGAAGGAGGAGCAGAAAAAAGAGCAGACTAAATTCATTTTAAGTAGAATTTCAAGGATAATCGCTCCCTTGACCGCCAAAAGAGGACTGGTTAAGGACTTACAACTCTTACTCGATCAGGCAGGGCTTCCCCTTCGGGCATCGGAGTTCATATTCTTTCACTTTTTAACCGTCCTCACCCTGGGAAGTCTGGGATATGCCTTATGCAAGAGTATAATTACCACGCTCTTCATGGTCTTTTCGGCTGCAATCCTCCCTGTGGTCATCATCCAGTACTTGAAAACCAAGAGGGAGGGATTATTCCACGAACAACTCTCAGATACTCTGTCGCTGATAGCCGGAGCACTTAAAGCGGGCTATAGCTTCCTGCAGGCCGTCGATATGGTGGTGCAGGAAACGAAGCCTCCCATGTCCACGGAGTTTAAACGGGTGCTGACCGAGGCAAGGTTGGGACTCCCTTTGGAGGAAGCCCTAAATAACATGGCCGAAAGGGTTCAAAGCGTCAATTTTGACTGGACCATCATGGCCGTTAAAATCCAACGAGAAGTTGGAGGAAATCTTGCCGAAGTCCTGGAAATTTTGGCCAATACCATGAGAGAAAGGGATAGGGTAGCCAGGCAAATACGAGTGCTCACCGCGGAGGGAAGGCTTTCGGCGGCGATTTTGACCTCTCTCCCCTTCATCATGGGTCTCATCCTTTATATCATTAATCCTTCTTACGTTACATTGTTATTCACCAATACGGTGGGAATAATCATGGTCATTGCAGCACTGATATTAATGATAATCGGTGGCCTGTGGCTCAAGAAGATGGTCTCCATAGAGGTGTGAGGTGTTTGTGATGCTATATTCGTTATCCTTAATTCTGGTTTTTATCTCGGTATTTTTGACCTCCATGGCTTTGTCGATGCTGTCCACACGGGGAAGGACATCAAAGCAGGCATCCATCGCTTCCATAATTGAGCAAGAACTGGCGGAACCCTTTGCCCGCAGGATATTGCTACCCTTAGTTCAAAATCTCGCCGATGTGGTTCGGAGAATCAGTCCTATGGGGATATCAGATGGGGTGAGGAGAAAACTGGCCCTGGCCGGTAATCCCAAAGATATGAATGTCGATAAGTTCTTGGCACTTAAGGCTCTGAGCGCCATGGGTACCTGTGTATTGCTTGGTTTAGCCCATATGACCCTTGACCTCTCTTTAACCTCCATCC
This window of the Actinomycetota bacterium genome carries:
- a CDS encoding type II secretion system F family protein, coding for MSLGTLPGLTTLLLISFMAFFLAFLSLLGIFFPQTSLLEQQLKPFEEAWQRSRGKEEQKKEQTKFILSRISRIIAPLTAKRGLVKDLQLLLDQAGLPLRASEFIFFHFLTVLTLGSLGYALCKSIITTLFMVFSAAILPVVIIQYLKTKREGLFHEQLSDTLSLIAGALKAGYSFLQAVDMVVQETKPPMSTEFKRVLTEARLGLPLEEALNNMAERVQSVNFDWTIMAVKIQREVGGNLAEVLEILANTMRERDRVARQIRVLTAEGRLSAAILTSLPFIMGLILYIINPSYVTLLFTNTVGIIMVIAALILMIIGGLWLKKMVSIEV
- a CDS encoding type II secretion system F family protein; protein product: MLYSLSLILVFISVFLTSMALSMLSTRGRTSKQASIASIIEQELAEPFARRILLPLVQNLADVVRRISPMGISDGVRRKLALAGNPKDMNVDKFLALKALSAMGTCVLLGLAHMTLDLSLTSIPISLGLVVASFFIPDLWLQHRINTRQKAIALALPDTLDLLTISVEAGLGFDAALSRVVKNTKGPLSQEFYRMLQEIRLGTPRKEAFKNLGERVNFPELHAFILAMLQADVFGI